In the genome of Pelmatolapia mariae isolate MD_Pm_ZW linkage group LG4, Pm_UMD_F_2, whole genome shotgun sequence, the window AGTGATGCCTCAGCGGGTGAAGTTTTGCCTTGCCGACGACCGATCTTCAGCTGGGCGTAAACAATTTCAAACGCGGATTCCCCCTTGGTGTAAATGTGAGGGTGCTTCAAAGTGGTTCATTTTGTCCTGAAATCGGCGAACGCATGCTAGATAAATTGATAATTACACAAAAGACCCCACAGAGATACCTGACGGACTTGTCACGACACTGTCAGTCATCCACGGGGTTGGTAAAGGCTGAACATGAATAATTGTACCTCGTATTTAATGAATTATAGTCTTTATTTGGAGTAAGGCTGATGCTGCCTTACTTGTGTTCTTTAATTTGCTGGCTTCAGAGTGGGAGTTGACAAGGTGTCGcatttttaggtttttatgtttgtgtttctttattaaaatattactaGGATtaacttttttggggggggtggtTTGGATATGTGTTGCTGCAATAGCTCGGAGTTTGTGAATATCTAAGTTACTGAGACTGAATGACTCATTTGGATCTTCAGTACACGTCTTCAGGCATAGCAGCAATCAAAATTCAAGTTGTGGcgatttttctttacttttcccTTCTTAACATTGATGGAGACCTCTTCACCTTTCCTCAGCAACGATTGGTTGTAGCCTGTGAATTGCTTGACAGTCTGAAGTGAAGAGGTGACACGTCGTGGTTAAATTATGACCTGTGCCTGGCTGCTTATTTTGCCTCCCATTTATCCCGGAACCATAGCTCATTTATGTCATGCTGCAGTTTGTGCTGTATTTTACACTGTTAATACCATAATGCGtattattttcaaaaaaaaaattgtattagAAATAAACACTTCTGCACATCAAAACTTCACATTATGGTGTAACACTGGGTCTCATGATCTAGAAacttaataataattacaaaaaaaaaaagtctgttatTACAGGAAGAAGATGTAATGTCCTGGTGGGTGTGGGGAAAGAAGCTGTttaatattacatttaaaatcataTTTGAAGATTGAGGCTGTTAAACAGTGGGATGTGATGATCAAAGTTGCACTTGTAACTGGTTTAACATTAAAAGAATTGTTTTTCACATCTGTGTActgttgtgtgtttgtacaATTTAAAGTGATCTTTGAACATAGACAGTGTAAAATGTTGGCCACAGCCACTGTGGCCTTGATGAAGCCATGATGTTGGTGTTTTAGCAGCTGCTGTTAAAACACCACAAGCTACTTAGAAGGTTTGTACCACACAGAAAATCATATTTCGGGAAATCTGACAAGTGGATGACTTATTTAAACACACAGATTGTAAAGCTGTTATGAATGACGAAACTATCCGTAGGAGCCAAAAGCCATTGTTGAGCCAGGCTGTAAATTTGGGAATTTTAACATTGAAATCTGTTGAAGCCAGCTTTCGAAGTTTGATTTGATGAATTGCTACACACATAGTCAACTCTGCTGTTCAACCCACAAATGTGGCACCATTTAAGGCAGGGGTGGGAGAACTCAAGGACCCgtgccctgcaggttttagatgtgtccttgatccaacacagctgatttaaatggctaaattcatgtcttgaagttctccagaggcctgctaatgaactaatcatttgattcacgGGTGTTGACcaagggtgatatctaaaaccagGACATTAGAttttgaggcctggagttccccacccctgattTAAGAGGAAATAAGCAGGCTGTCCGATGGTATAAGATTTATTGCCCAGAAGCGCTGTTACAACAAAGGACTTACTTTATGTGCCAAGctcattttttttgtgttatacATCATGtagcactgttttttttttgggttttttttttaaaggaccaACGTCTTGCTTAATCTGGCATCGTCCAGCTTCTACTGGTGTGTATTAAATTGGCTTTCTAAATAATAAGGAACTTTATTCAGCCAGAATGTAATTTGGCAGGATATGTGTTGTTTACTCTGAATGATAGTAGGACCCTGGGCATTGCTTCGTCTAAAAATCTAAACCACTAAACTGAAGTGCAGTCTCTTATTTATCCTGTCTTTTAATTACTGCTATAATTATGGATATCAATCTTTTGGTTTTCTGTTATATAATGTTCTGGCTCTTTTCTATTTACTATCTACTTCACTGGAAAGCATCAAAATTAGACTGAAACAACCAAAATAGTGACGATAACAGAAGAAGTTGGGGCTTTTTATTGCTTGTGGTGTAAATAACCTCCTTTTAGGAAAATCTTTTTGTTGACTTAAAAATAGATTTGACCATTCTTGTTTATTTTCGCCTTTAACTTTCTGAGACATATTTCTTTAACACAGTAttcaaatgaacaaaacaataTGTGACTGTAATTAAATATGCTGGGTCTACTTTCAAGAGGTAAATAAATCAAGACAAAAAAGTGATAACGCTATAAACATTTCAACTTTGCCAGAGCCCTGACATCAGAAACATCTCTGTACAAACTAATACAAACATTAATTTgtgaaaatgtttgaaaattTCCCAAAAAGATATTTTTCATATTGCAGTCCAAAACCAAATGTGTATAATTTTTATTGTGTTCATATTGTAAATACAAATTAACAAATTTTAAAGTTACACTAGTAAAATAATAATTgattttttgattaatgaacTTTCTAATAAGTATGAAAATGGCTGCTTAACAATCTCAaatcagtttttgaattgtgtttttttccacttaacGTAATGTGACTTATTTTGTCCTTGTTCTGTCTTTGTATTGCTCActgtttgatttgtttaatttactttttttattgtctGTGTACCATTTTTTACACTTCTGATGATGAAGAAAAACTTTAGGGTGCTCATACGGTCACTGTCTTTCAACGTCTCAGTGAGTCTACCAAAATTCCGACATTCCCTGAAAGCAGCAAacactagctagctagctagccagcGGGCTAGATTAGCATAGTGCTAACAACAGAATGGGCTTGCAACTGCTTGAAAGGACCGGTGACCTCTGTTTGGCTTCCATGCTCTGAAAGCATCTTGTTTCTCTATCGCCGGTATTAAAATGGATGTCAGTGAATGTGTTTTATCGGCAGGCAGGGCCGTGCTGGACATGGTGGAGCGGGAGTGGCAGCCTCTGTCTGCGGGCGAGCTGGAGCACAGGCTGGACCAGGCAGTGGAAGAGATCCTGGAGTCACAGCTCCTGGCAAAACTGGAAAAGCAGTCCCATCGtcgccctcctcctcctcctaccaATACTATTTACGTACAGTTACTACAGAATCAGGTGGGGCCCCAAGTTTTACACACAGCAACAACATCCAGTCCATCCGAgcaggaggaagagaaagaggaggaggctgCAGAGTCCCAGGGTGATACTGTGGATAATCCAGCGATCAAGGTAGTTTTGTGGCTTTAGTTTTCCTCTGAGAAAGCTTTTACAGTTTTCAACTACTATTAAAAACAATAGTGACAATTTTTGGCCAGTTGTTTGAATTTTCAAACTTAAATTTAACAGGATATTCAAAAATCAATTAAAAGGAATTTGAACCTGAATATGAGATAAACTAAGGAATTTCTAAAGTGTACCAATCATGTATAACAATGCCTTTAATCAAATTATAAGCTCTGCATTTCACATGTTTGTCATTACTCCTTAATCTGATAACTTTTTGCTGGATTCATTTGTTTTATCTCACCAATAAAAAGTGGaaaatgcttctttttctttgagaTGTGGCTGACAGCCCAGTAGAAAACCAGAAACTCTGCATGAGCTGAAAGGAGAAGAAAGTGGATAAATGCCTATTAAATACTGTTGTattttgtttgtgtctctgtgtttcaccAGTACATTTCAGACCTACTTCAAAGCTCCAAATCAAGGACACGAATGGCTGGACGGGCTCGCTTATCAATGTCCCACACTGTCCTCCTGTCTCTCACACTGCTGTCCGAGCGAGTCAGCTACCGCACTGTGTCCCGCCGCTTCCAGCTGGAGAAGGGAAACATCCACAGgatcttcttctctttctgccaGCGCATAAACATGCTGGAAGAGAGGCACATCAAATGGCCAGCTGGTGTGTTAATTTGTTGGGTCATTAATCATATGTGGGCAaattatgatgatgataatatttTCTCTCTGTTCTTCAGGGAAAGAGGCTGTAGAGGCACTTTTCCCATTCTCCAATCTAATTGGAAAAAAGGAACTAGAAGGAGGACAAGGTGTTCCTCAGGTTCTGGGAGTGTTGGGACACACCCGGATCCCTATCCGCCTGCCTATAGGGAAACATGATGTGGAGAGCACTGTACCTGAGGTGAAGAGAATGAAGATGGAGGCCCCTCCTGACTCTTGGTTAAACCTTGAGCTTGTGTGTGACATTAGAGGCCGGTTCTTGCACTGCAGAATCAGTAAAGGATCTCATGTGGACAGAGGTCGTGCTCTAAGAGACAAACTCAAACAGAACCCTGAGCTAATGCCTTCCAGCTCCTGCCTTGTGGCCAGAGCTGGCTACCCACTTACTGATCAGATTTTAACCCCGTACACAGGAAGTCAGGGACCAAGAGAGGCGCTCTTTAACAAGACGCTGGAGGAGCATTTTCAGATCCTAGATCAGGCCATTGCCGATCTGAGAGCCAGGTTTCGGAGGCTCACGTATCTGGATATTGGAAACTATGACCGAGCCAGAGCTGTTGTGCTGACTGCCTGTGTGTTGCATAATGTGTTTCTGGACCTAGGACAGGCGGTTCAAGGGGAGAAGGAGGAAGCCACACCCCAAGATGAAGAGGGGGAGGTGGATGACGAGGGTGTATGCAGACGTGACTCGATTACAGATTTGCTGTTTAAAAGCTTTAATCATGGAAACGCGTGAACATTTCAATTTGTTAATAAACTTCAGTTGTCCTCGTGATCCTGGCATGTTGCATTCATTAACATTTGAAGGTAGTGACTGAACCCCTAAAAACCAACAGCAAAGGTTTCCCTGAGGTCATAGAGCGAGAGCGGTGAAGGGCTCTCTGTGGGAAAATGGGCCTCCCTCGCTCTAAGACTTCAGTAAACACATTCCAGGTTAAATTGAACACAGCATTACATTTATTATGTAAATCACTGTCAATATTAAGAGTCCAAAGAGAGGATCATCCAAGATGTGCTCAGTAGGTAACAACTTGTCAAGCTCTTCACTAACCACAAGGTGACAccaatgtttatatttttttaatacacgCTGTAGTGTATGCATTAAAAACAGTTACCAAGGGAAACCCAAAAGCATAACCCAACAAGGAAGGAGGTAGCTGCCAACCttaatgtgacaaaaaaaacaacttttcatTAATTCAAATGAATGACACTTTACATTACAGAGAATTAATTAATCAAGaatttaccctttttttttttttttacttaatcaTCTCCGTAGTGTGGCGTTAATGCATTTTCCTAATACCCAAAAGATAGTCCAAGGTTGGGAGGAAGGCGTGTCAGGAATGGCACTGGGTGTAAAAATCTGGCAAGTCAAATATGTGGATCTACTGCAGTGACCCTTTGTGaataaaggagcagctgaaagaagattACTCTTGATCCTTGACAAACAAAGTTAGTTTGTTATGAGTAAATTCTTCTTTGTGTTCAAATCAGGCACCTGGTAGACAGGAAGACCTAAAAAAAGAGCCTAAATTTAAAGTTCAGAAACCACAATAGCATGAAATATGTTCTGTCATGAAAGTATCGTCACACTATATGTCGCAAAGCGCTGTCCCATTTCTACTTTCCTCATTTAGAGCCCTTGCAGTCTCACACACTTAGGTCTTCTCCCCCTGCATATCTCACCTGTAGCTTGAGCAAGTTGTCACATTAGAGTAATTTTACCACACGTTCCAATAAGAAGATGCACGGGGGTAACTTCCAGTATTTTGTGTACCATTCTCTAAGGTAATAGACAGccagagcctgtttctgtgcTAATGCTCAGCGGGTAGGACTGTCACACTGCATTATTGCTACTGATACtaataatttgttttaaaactaAATAACTATATGTACTGGAAAGATTTGCAGAAAGCTTTCagcataaaaaacacacaacagagaCAGAGTTATAACAAAGAGTATCtcattaatactttaacatttaTACCAGTACCTTCATTAATCCCATTACTGAAATCTGTATTGTATTTGACTGCTTTTGGCCCGGCCATGGTTACTTTATTTACGTACAGTTTATTTTCATACAGTTCTTTGACAAATGGGGATGGATGCCCCATTTGTGTGTGCTCTTCAACTTCATCCAAGTTTTCTATTTtggtataaaaataaaagattctTACATTATTTTGAGCaccaggaggaaaaaaagagacaggtTTAAAGAGAATTGTAATCTGCCTGCTGTGTTAAAAGTGAGTCTGTCCTCATACTGTACACCTGCTATCCAAGCTACTCTATAAACTGTAAcggtaaaaatgtgaaaaagtctAAAAACATTAGACATTGCAAACGAGCTGTTCTTCTCATGCAGTATCTTGGAAGGTCTTGGTAATTTCACGTTTCCTCTCTCCTAATGTCCATCCTTTGATATctgtgtgctgttcttctgAGCCAGGCTGGAGATGGCTTGGGCCAGGTTGTTGATGGCCTCTATTTTTCGCTCCTCCAGCGCTTTCTGCTGCGCCCACATGTTCATCTTCCTCTCCTGCAGCTCCATGTACAGCTGCAGGACATCCTGCGGAGGCCTGGTGGGGCAGGGAGCGGCTGTTGCAGGAGGCGTAGGGAGGATAGGGGTAAACCTCTTGCTCGCTATAGCTTTTCCTACTTTGGTCCCGCTGAGTTTGGCCCTGCGCTGGGCTTCGATCTCCTCCCTGCTCTTACCCAGGACTTCGTGCATAGCTTTGAAGAACTCCCAGTGGACGCTGGTCACTCCCAACCTCTTGGCCCTCTCTGCGTTTTTTCTGTATGTGGCCAGCATGTTTCTCCACTTGAGATCACATTCGTACGCCTTCACAGTGACATCAGTGACCTCTGACTCCCTCAGTTTGGCATTGACCTTCTCTGCAACCATTTCCcagagtttctttttcttgcacACTGGCTGGTCAAAGGCCTGATCCATTTCAAGCCGGGTATTGACTAGATGCCATGTAGCCTGAACTGTCCAGATAAATTCTAGGAGTGAAAAAAGGTAGATGATCAGATCAATTGCTTTTTTTTGGGGTTACTAAAGACAATGCCTTGGTCTACAGTACAGTTTTTCTTAAAATGCTTAACATCATGCTGAACAACTGCAATACAACTACATTTAAGTTTTTCTGCGTTATGGTATTTTCCAATACTACACTATATTTTGGATGCATATCTTGTTCTTGATCTATATTTTAAAGCTATAGTCACaaattaagtttaaaaatataaataaaactattccaataataatactaataaaacCAACCATAAAATAATGTACCGGTATATGATTTTGTATTAAGTACTACATCAAGTACTTTTATTGTAGGTACTTTGTACGCTTAACTTTTACTTAACTGAAAGGGTGTGTAAATGCATATTTAGCTACATTGCAAAGCAGTTTTTATAGAATACAAATTCTGTGCAGTGCTACTTTTAATGCAATAAaccaggttgttgttgttgttcttgccCCCCGCCCCCGGCCccccccttctcattctccaccccatacaaaaaaaaaaaaaatcctgcaaaCGTCCCTGCTGAGTACTAACCTGCTTTTGTTTTATCCGTATCCACACTGGACACGACCGTTTCCTTTCCTTCCACTTCGGAGTTTTGTATCACAATTGTCTCGATTACCTCCATCTTATTAAAAGCACAACCATTACagttaaagttgtttttgtatttactaGCGGTGTATCTATCGCGGAATTTAACAACATCCAAGAGTCACCGATGCCCTCTCTCGCGTCGAGAAAGACGATGACTATAACAACGTCGCTTGGTAGCTTGGAAATTGTAGTTCATTTTGGTTATTACGCCTATTCTTTTTAGTATTCTGGACTAGCGGATGAACTACAATCCCTAAACGCTTTGACTCTTTTAACGTAGGCTACGATTTGTCCCGGTCATGGGGGGTGTAGTTTTTCAAAAGGATGGTTCGCTTAAGAGGAACTGAGCGCTATCAAATTCGAACTACACGTCCCAGAGTATTTTTAACCGACCCACCTCTTCACTCCCTGCTCCCTCCCTCGGTCGAccctgttttgttgtttggctAAAGATGGCGTTAGCGGCTAACCCACTCGATTGCAGTTTGTTTCACAAAAATTATTCGGCCAGTGGTAACAAAACATTGATAAAATAGAGATTTAATTCGTCATTTTGtgtgtaaaaaatatattacacCGAGAAAATACACGTCCACTTGGTCGATTAACGTTTGCTTGGCCTTCTTACGATGTAGGCCAGTTTTAAAGGGAGCGGACCGAAGCCGTCGGAACTCCATATCCCGTCGGGGAGTGCGGCGTCAGGCGGTAacactttcctttttcatgctgGTATCTGTAGTTCTTACCACACAAGTCGCTTTTTTCCGTAAACTTTAAAGACAATGAACTAAACCAAGAGTTGAGTATATTTAAGTGGAAAGGACATGGTATATAATTTCTCGGTGTTTTACTGGAAACGTCCAGTGATGCCTCGCGGCGCCTataatatttgttttaattgaaGAGGACAAATTAAAATAAGTACACCTGTTGCCTGGAAATCCGGGGGGCCATGGCTGCATCACCTGCAGAATGTGACAGAAAAAACCCGATAACACCCTCCAGGGAAGGGCAACCATCACCAGAGTCTTCTTTGACCTGGTGCTTGGCTCACATCTCCAAACCTGGATCGGGGCCTGAGCGTCAGGGACAGTCAGGCTCAGGCG includes:
- the LOC134626492 gene encoding uncharacterized protein LOC134626492; this encodes MDVSECVLSAGRAVLDMVEREWQPLSAGELEHRLDQAVEEILESQLLAKLEKQSHRRPPPPPTNTIYVQLLQNQVGPQVLHTATTSSPSEQEEEKEEEAAESQGDTVDNPAIKYISDLLQSSKSRTRMAGRARLSMSHTVLLSLTLLSERVSYRTVSRRFQLEKGNIHRIFFSFCQRINMLEERHIKWPAGKEAVEALFPFSNLIGKKELEGGQGVPQVLGVLGHTRIPIRLPIGKHDVESTVPEVKRMKMEAPPDSWLNLELVCDIRGRFLHCRISKGSHVDRGRALRDKLKQNPELMPSSSCLVARAGYPLTDQILTPYTGSQGPREALFNKTLEEHFQILDQAIADLRARFRRLTYLDIGNYDRARAVVLTACVLHNVFLDLGQAVQGEKEEATPQDEEGEVDDEGVCRRDSITDLLFKSFNHGNA
- the si:dkey-66i24.7 gene encoding uncharacterized protein si:dkey-66i24.7; translation: MEVIETIVIQNSEVEGKETVVSSVDTDKTKAEFIWTVQATWHLVNTRLEMDQAFDQPVCKKKKLWEMVAEKVNAKLRESEVTDVTVKAYECDLKWRNMLATYRKNAERAKRLGVTSVHWEFFKAMHEVLGKSREEIEAQRRAKLSGTKVGKAIASKRFTPILPTPPATAAPCPTRPPQDVLQLYMELQERKMNMWAQQKALEERKIEAINNLAQAISSLAQKNSTQISKDGH